A region of Maridesulfovibrio sp. DNA encodes the following proteins:
- the nifA gene encoding nif-specific transcriptional activator NifA, with amino-acid sequence MYPSLHGLKLSALLAICQAIEQAIDLESALDGVLSILSENLSMKRATVTLYDPETRQLSINASYGLSLEEKQRGVYRLDEGVTGRIFQTGEPYSVPDITKEPLFLDKTGARKIERAKTGFIGVPIILHSEPIGVLNVDRIFGDEIAAEEDIDFLKIVATLIGQFISLNEKILEREAALKRENTSLKYQISKKSKGLYIVGHSSAMVEVQRQLEKVAPTKATVLLLGESGVGKTLMAKIIHELSDRSKHPFIKVNCASIPENLLESELFGHEKGSFTGAASTRPGRFEEADGGTIFLDEIGEFPMNLQAKLLRVLQEKELERIGSNKTRNIDVRILAATNRDLGVLVERNEFRLDLYYRLNIFPITVPPLRERKEDITGLLNYFIQKMADDYGRKMFFTPAALDSLMIYDWPGNVREMQNLLERLVIMSDSEYITLEFLKSYLAPGQRGVPGNSGSESSSPAANDALPHCTSLKEVERNEVVAALERSGWIQYKAAETLGLSARQMGYRVKRYGLESMIAEGRARLRRMKKS; translated from the coding sequence ATGTATCCTTCACTGCATGGACTTAAGCTTTCGGCGTTACTCGCTATATGTCAGGCCATTGAGCAGGCGATTGATTTGGAGTCCGCCCTTGACGGAGTGCTCAGTATCCTTTCGGAGAACCTGAGCATGAAGCGGGCGACAGTGACCCTTTATGACCCCGAAACAAGACAGCTTTCCATCAATGCCTCCTACGGTCTTTCTCTTGAGGAGAAGCAGAGGGGGGTCTATCGTCTTGATGAAGGGGTTACCGGGCGTATTTTCCAGACCGGGGAACCCTACTCTGTGCCGGACATAACCAAGGAACCTTTATTTCTGGACAAAACCGGGGCCCGCAAGATCGAGCGTGCCAAGACCGGATTCATAGGAGTGCCGATTATCCTCCACAGCGAGCCGATCGGTGTTTTGAATGTTGACCGTATTTTCGGTGATGAAATTGCAGCGGAAGAAGATATCGATTTTTTGAAAATCGTAGCCACCCTTATCGGCCAGTTCATAAGCCTTAATGAAAAAATCCTTGAGCGCGAAGCTGCCCTCAAGCGCGAAAATACTTCTCTCAAGTACCAGATTTCTAAAAAGTCCAAGGGTCTATATATTGTCGGGCATAGCTCGGCCATGGTCGAAGTTCAGCGGCAGTTGGAGAAAGTGGCTCCAACCAAGGCCACAGTTCTGCTGCTTGGTGAATCCGGTGTAGGTAAAACACTCATGGCCAAGATCATCCACGAGTTGTCTGACCGCAGCAAGCATCCTTTTATCAAGGTAAACTGTGCCTCTATCCCGGAAAATCTGTTGGAATCAGAACTCTTCGGACATGAAAAGGGATCATTTACCGGGGCTGCATCCACCAGACCGGGACGTTTTGAAGAAGCTGACGGCGGTACAATATTTCTTGATGAGATCGGGGAGTTCCCCATGAACCTGCAGGCCAAGCTTTTGCGTGTCCTGCAGGAGAAAGAGCTGGAAAGGATAGGGTCAAACAAGACGCGAAATATTGATGTGCGCATCCTTGCGGCTACCAACCGGGATCTTGGAGTACTGGTGGAACGTAATGAGTTTCGTCTGGATCTCTATTACCGTTTGAATATTTTCCCCATCACCGTGCCTCCGCTCAGAGAGCGCAAAGAGGATATTACCGGGCTTTTGAATTACTTTATCCAGAAAATGGCCGATGATTACGGGCGCAAGATGTTTTTTACTCCGGCGGCCCTTGATTCTCTCATGATTTATGATTGGCCGGGCAATGTGCGTGAGATGCAGAACCTGCTGGAACGCTTGGTGATTATGTCTGACTCCGAATATATCACCCTTGAGTTCCTTAAATCATACCTCGCACCGGGACAGCGTGGGGTTCCCGGCAATTCCGGAAGCGAATCCTCTTCCCCTGCAGCAAATGATGCGCTTCCCCATTGCACCTCGCTTAAGGAAGTAGAGCGGAATGAGGTGGTTGCCGCCTTGGAGCGCAGTGGCTGGATTCAGTACAAGGCCGCAGAAACCCTTGGCCTTTCCGCTAGGCAGATGGGCTACAGAGTTAAACGGTACGGCCTTGAGTCAATGATTGCCGAAGGCCGGGCCCGGCTGCGGCGTATGAAAAAAAGCTAA
- a CDS encoding aldehyde ferredoxin oxidoreductase family protein, with amino-acid sequence MHGWAGWILRIDLGSGKISRNALDHSIAKQFIGGRGLNSLVLFNEVKPHIDPLGAENVYCLSAGPLSGTPLGLTSRVEVSTLSPYSGILGDGNAGGSLAFMMKRAGLDQIIINGQAGRPCYLLIEDDRVELIDAGDLWGLSVWETTDKLREKHGRSASVACIGQAGENLVRVATTMVDKYASAARGSGAVLGSKRLKAIVIKGSQRISLAAPEAFKKMADEDREFFRNSEFQSEVVGQYGTHIGMMMWEPGFRNYEKYWNGNEVPDKLRPEAWKDFSLGRHGCHGCHVRCKDYYRIPSGDRAGETGKAMEYECIFCLGTNCGIIDPVAIMEMENICDTYGMDVLALGNTIAMLKDLYSRGLLDKKLADGLDLSWENHIDQIELLHRTALRQGLGNLVAEGMYTLAKRLGGQAMDYCYHVKGLSRGPYPSGVFSLAHATSTRGADHLRGRSWAFSQPDPDMFPILKEQGMLLENVDDDPAPAVITGERITTLTDCIGRCKGAVNNWISAMPLVWKKPVFEGLAELLTAATGIGYNAGTLEQAADRVYALEHAFNIHQGTSRRDDRMPQKPEIRDTENGKADLRKHEEHLSRYYQLRGYDLQGRPSPERLKELGLEFVDRVLNENPANRQWDGPPMWELEDYPHGGKRS; translated from the coding sequence ATGCACGGTTGGGCAGGATGGATTCTACGGATTGATCTGGGCAGCGGAAAAATCAGCAGGAACGCGCTTGATCACTCAATCGCAAAGCAATTCATCGGCGGAAGGGGATTAAATTCACTGGTCCTTTTCAACGAAGTCAAACCGCACATTGATCCCCTCGGGGCTGAAAATGTTTACTGCCTGAGCGCCGGTCCCCTTTCCGGGACTCCCCTTGGATTAACCAGCCGGGTGGAGGTCAGCACCCTTTCCCCGTATTCCGGTATTCTGGGAGACGGCAACGCAGGAGGATCGCTGGCTTTTATGATGAAACGGGCCGGACTGGACCAGATTATCATCAACGGACAGGCCGGACGCCCCTGCTATCTGCTGATTGAAGATGATCGGGTGGAATTGATTGATGCCGGAGACCTCTGGGGACTTTCTGTCTGGGAAACCACGGATAAACTGCGTGAAAAACACGGCAGATCAGCCAGTGTGGCCTGCATTGGTCAGGCCGGGGAAAATCTGGTCAGGGTAGCGACCACCATGGTTGATAAGTATGCTTCCGCAGCACGCGGATCAGGTGCGGTACTAGGCTCCAAAAGGCTCAAAGCCATTGTGATTAAAGGCAGCCAACGGATTTCACTGGCTGCTCCCGAAGCTTTTAAAAAAATGGCCGACGAAGATCGTGAATTCTTCCGCAACTCGGAGTTCCAGAGCGAAGTGGTCGGACAGTACGGCACGCACATCGGCATGATGATGTGGGAGCCGGGGTTCCGCAATTATGAAAAATACTGGAACGGCAACGAAGTACCGGACAAGCTGCGCCCTGAAGCATGGAAAGACTTTTCACTGGGCAGACACGGTTGCCACGGCTGCCATGTCCGCTGCAAGGATTACTACCGTATCCCCTCCGGAGACCGGGCCGGTGAGACAGGCAAGGCCATGGAATACGAATGCATATTCTGCCTCGGCACCAATTGCGGGATAATAGATCCGGTGGCGATCATGGAGATGGAAAACATCTGCGACACCTACGGCATGGATGTGCTGGCCCTGGGTAACACCATCGCCATGCTCAAGGATTTATACAGCCGGGGATTGCTGGATAAAAAACTGGCTGACGGCCTTGATCTCAGTTGGGAAAACCATATCGACCAGATTGAACTGCTGCACCGCACTGCTCTGCGGCAGGGGCTGGGTAATCTCGTAGCAGAAGGTATGTACACCCTTGCCAAGCGGCTGGGGGGACAGGCCATGGATTATTGCTACCATGTTAAAGGCCTTTCACGCGGCCCCTACCCCAGCGGGGTTTTCTCGCTGGCTCACGCCACCTCCACCCGAGGAGCCGACCATTTACGCGGGCGTTCATGGGCTTTCAGCCAGCCGGACCCGGATATGTTTCCCATACTGAAGGAACAGGGGATGCTTCTGGAAAATGTTGATGATGACCCGGCCCCGGCTGTAATCACAGGAGAACGCATTACCACCCTGACTGACTGCATAGGACGCTGCAAGGGGGCGGTGAACAACTGGATAAGCGCCATGCCGCTGGTCTGGAAAAAGCCTGTATTTGAAGGTCTGGCGGAACTGCTTACTGCGGCAACAGGAATCGGGTACAATGCCGGGACTCTGGAACAGGCGGCGGACCGGGTATACGCGCTGGAACACGCTTTCAACATTCATCAGGGTACCTCCCGCCGGGATGACCGCATGCCCCAGAAGCCGGAAATCCGCGATACCGAAAATGGAAAGGCCGACCTGCGCAAACACGAAGAGCATTTAAGCCGCTATTACCAGTTGCGCGGCTATGATCTGCAGG